CCTCACTGAAGTTCGTGGCAGCATAGTTACAGGGAGCTCTTGTTCTGCCAGTGACATCCTTTCCCTAATAGCGAGAACACCAGGCTGGAGATGATCGGGCGAGGAGAGTCAGTCAGTGGCAGAGTTGAAATTCCGCTGGAAAATAGTTGTCAGCAGCACTTGCACTGAGAAATTCGCGCAGAAGTCACGTCGCGCATTGCCCGACGTGAAAGAATGGCAAGAATTAGTCACTTTACACAGTCGAATGCCAACAGCAAGCTGATCATTGTAATTATGTGTGGTTCTAGTTTACTGCGAATGAGCAATCTTGGGCCTGCGCTTATTTACCCTTGCGTACAGTcttctatatatatagcaGCCCTCATTACTTgtctatttttttgctcttaTAGTGCTTCTTACTTCCTATATCTTCAGAGTGCATCAACTACCTAAGTAACTGTACACCTTAGCAAATCATGTCTGGAAATAACGAATTTCAAAGTGTCACTGAATCGACTACTGCCCCAACCACTAGCAACCCATACGGTCCAAATCCTGCGGATTACCTTTCCAATGTTAAGAATTTTCAACTGATTGATTCAACCTTGAGAGAAGGTGAACAATTTGCCAACGCATTCTTCGATAccgaaaagaagattgaAATCGCCAGGGCTTTGGATGATTTTGGTGTGGACTACATCGAGTTGACTTCACCCGTGGCATCTGAACAGTCCAGAAAGGACTGTGAGGCCATCTGTAAACTAGGCTTGAAGGCCAAAATTCTAACCCATATCCGTTGTCATATGGACGATGCCAGAGTTGCCGTACAGACTGGTGTCGACGGTGTCGATGTGGTCATCGGTACCTCCAAGTTTCTGAGACAGTATTCCCACGGTAAGGACATGAACTACATTGCCAAAAGTGCTGTGGAAGTTATTGAATTTGTCAAATCCAAGGGCATCGAAATTAGATTCTCTTCTGAAGACTCCTTCAGAAGTGACCTGGTTGACCTTTTGAACATCTACAAAACTGTTGACAAGATCGGTGTAAATAGAGTCGGTATTGCCGATACCGTGGGTTGTGCTAACCCAAGACAAGTGTATGAACTTGTCagaactttgaaaagtGTTGTCCACTGTGACGTCGAGTGTCATTTCCATAACGATACCGGTTGCGCCATCGCGAACGCTTACACAGCCTTGGAAGGTGGTGCTAGATTGATCGACGTTAGTGTACTGGGCATTGGTGAAAGAAACGGTATCACTCCTCTCGGTGGTCTAATGGCAAGAATGATCGTTGCCGCACCAGACTATGTTAAATCCAAGTACAAGCTGCACAAGATCAGAGACATCGAAAATCTGGTGGCAGACGCCGTGGAGGTCAATATCCCATTCAACAACCCTATTACCGGGTTCTGTGCATTCACTCATAAAGCTGGTATCCATGCCAAGGCCATTCTAGCGAATCCATCTACCTACGAGATTCTGGACCCTCACGATTTCGGTATGAAGAGGTATATTCACTTCGCTAACAGATTAACAGGTTGGAACGCCATCAAATCAAGAGTTGACCAACTGAACTTGAATTTGACAGATGATCAGATTAAAGAAGTCACGGCTAAAATCAAGAGGCTGGGTGATGTGAGACCGCTAAATATTGATGATGTAGATTCCATTATCAAGGACTTCCATGCCGAATTGGGTACCCCAATTTTGAAACCGG
This is a stretch of genomic DNA from Saccharomyces kudriavzevii IFO 1802 strain IFO1802 genome assembly, chromosome: 4. It encodes these proteins:
- the LYS21 gene encoding homocitrate synthase LYS21 (similar to Saccharomyces cerevisiae LYS20 (YDL182W) and LYS21 (YDL131W); ancestral locus Anc_7.295), with translation MSGNNEFQSVTESTTAPTTSNPYGPNPADYLSNVKNFQLIDSTLREGEQFANAFFDTEKKIEIARALDDFGVDYIELTSPVASEQSRKDCEAICKLGLKAKILTHIRCHMDDARVAVQTGVDGVDVVIGTSKFLRQYSHGKDMNYIAKSAVEVIEFVKSKGIEIRFSSEDSFRSDLVDLLNIYKTVDKIGVNRVGIADTVGCANPRQVYELVRTLKSVVHCDVECHFHNDTGCAIANAYTALEGGARLIDVSVLGIGERNGITPLGGLMARMIVAAPDYVKSKYKLHKIRDIENLVADAVEVNIPFNNPITGFCAFTHKAGIHAKAILANPSTYEILDPHDFGMKRYIHFANRLTGWNAIKSRVDQLNLNLTDDQIKEVTAKIKRLGDVRPLNIDDVDSIIKDFHAELGTPILKPVNKGIDDENMDLSNGHASKKAKVAK